From one Leguminivora glycinivorella isolate SPB_JAAS2020 chromosome 5, LegGlyc_1.1, whole genome shotgun sequence genomic stretch:
- the LOC125226584 gene encoding uncharacterized protein LOC125226584: protein MITDKGRMFESNDFVTWIRELGSDLHYITPEMHHANGQAERYMRTVLNMLRIQTNYKNASWSDTIWKLQLVLNITKQKTTQASPLNLLIGTEATTPAIRALVRDLAVEGSSPNREALREITRSRTRNLLKRNQAQQDERVNRHRHQPRQFNLNDLVFVIKISQSTGKLDSGMRGPYKVVEVLPSGRYALRLLTGGYGKTTQAAAQHMVPWRGEWCPDTCAALFESEDLEGDETSSSSATAADAETGPTTSGTVAVMDTTPARVEDDTLSGEAV from the exons ATGATTACGGACAAGGGACGTATGTTTGAATCTAACGATTTTGTAACATGGATAAGAGAACTGGGTAGCGATCTCCATTATATAACGCCGGAGATGCATCATGCTAATGGCCAGGCCGAGCGCTACATGCGAACCGTCCTTAACATGTTGCGCATTCAAACAAACTACAAAAATGCATCGTGGTCAGATACGATATGGAAGTTACAACTAGTGTTAAacataacaaaacaaaaaacgaCGCAAGCCTCCCCGCTGAATCTTTTGATAGGTACAGAAGCCACAACCCCTGCGATTCGCGCCCTAGTTCGTGACTTGGCAGTTGAAGGATCCTCTCCAAATAGAGAGGCTCTGCGTGAGATAACCAGGAGCAGAACTAGGAACTTGCTAAAAAGAAACCAGGCACAGCAAGACGAGCGCGTCAATCGGCATCGTCATCAACCACGCCAATTTAATCTGAACGACTTAGTATTTGTCATAAAAATATCTCAGTCAACAGGGAAGCTAGATTCTGGCATGCGTGGTCCTTACAAGGTAGTGGAGGTGCTGCCAAGTGGACGCTACGCACTTCGCTTGCTTACTGGTGGCTATGGCAAGACGACGCAGGCTGCGGCTCAACACATGGTGCCGTGGCGAGGCGAATGGTGTCCTGACACGTGTGCTGCACTGTTTGAAA GTGAAGACCTGGAAGGTGAtgaaacatcatcatcttcggCAACCGCCGCAGACGCGGAAACTGGGCCTACTACGTCAGGCACAGTTGCTGTCATGGACACCACTCCAGCACGTGTCGAGGACGACACTCTGTCAGGAGAGGCCGTATAA